In Oncorhynchus mykiss isolate Arlee unplaced genomic scaffold, USDA_OmykA_1.1 un_scaffold_259, whole genome shotgun sequence, a single genomic region encodes these proteins:
- the LOC110512243 gene encoding serine/arginine repetitive matrix protein 2 isoform X6, which produces MAARCRSSKCTVERNGFKRELDTWRHKLINCVGFESILEGIYGPLLLRDLNIFDDCEPEELEDWAVKASCSFCSLLINDHVPVAASPSDDTPSQAPSLSDSSLSAHRFLHAVFHKKELASSGDPNVPLVAQELMKRMVRQFAMEYASKTRLTTTTGSQRSDLDSPLDLTVTRNQEEEPTPADSVLDLSKRNSASSASTSPTIHKASGSLLPPVTDEPQREAEDAGMPDAPSGRSSALEAVRSTLCPAHRSLLQRILRLAHQQHRLSLAYRDAHRRLVPPPDPLCGHLVAKQQDDTSSPPSFTGCWSRRGATRPTDWKTPGGPGCCCWLPPVCFCLQSLRCLSCQSLSLGHTTGVRSSSSLCSFTSSSSRSSSALCPNPSVCPVASVCCSNPQPCASCCSEHTYLAPVRHTAPGGGGGSECPVLKRERSRTPSPPPLSPIPSDMDGKEEDKPPSLLQQEGEKEEEAGCGGEVGEDREQQEGEKEEEAGCGGEVGEDREQQEGEKEEEAGCGGEVGEDPPLSSALANHNLEKDPHLTTSANRHIAESRADAHLSEIITTVLNTGGGSDYSLNDMLHHHDNNESHPPRTRSRRRQEALAAMATLPDQSSARRQTVLIKRELARLNQSLGRRLSLGKNKSRSATPFSTCSSPEPTPVTAEIDRITEEEGETGRVEEGETGRVEEGETGRVEEGETGEGETGRVEEGETGRVEEGETGRVKEGETGRVKEGESGRVKEGETGRVKEGETGRVKEGESGRVKEGETGRVKEGETGRVKEGETGRVKEGETGRVKEGETGRVKEGATSKVTAEEAGPVRVTKDRVGMKEEMEKPPVLSSTQQSPPQEDQHKPESWNITCQDSSRSDLPEKRKEEESPGSTSSTCDHGSGLPERSREEEEESPGSTSSGLPERSREEEEESPGSTSSGLPERSREEEEETAGSSKDSSRVSARNSPSHPCRTRRGSRSQPGGSSEAGRSRRSIVPPQRFSSYVTEPRMMYSAACFSERIFSAQRTPKDRQPLNAPNTNCTDSPSSATDTAEGLGDAREEELPLASSPEDVSQERMGGRGCRSTARGQTSDRESQRRGQVIPVTAASSEQQSPPKQRSQNRADVRLRAAKPFGRLRSSHSAQQSQPASPQTASRPEVPTEQPQYISPIKLMFVSAVVGEEGVRYTLKAAAPGSSWHGQETFDPCEESSWAGSPEKTPEKTHNPPKTRSPPQTRSPPKTRSPPQTRSPPQTRSPPQTRSPPQTRSPLQTRSPLQTRSPLQTRSPLQTRSPLQTRSPPKNTISSSPKLCGTMRGGEGGSPPKRSPGSQNGDGSPPFRETTPTKRRPGRPKKLGPQLEKRAKRPIGRPPKQRGVEPSCGSRQGGQDRSSGVPLGCSTGEEGNEERDPANRNLKITVVYGRSHRTKRTVSEEAACLQATEQLMDLNFVRPVKDKRFAPHASNSSNIIKCQKLQCTAAMRRPGRPAKVKISGISVTVTTTSPGKRKVHMNRDRKSPEKLCQRKALLPEPQPSKEPRKISSTPTSEDATRMQIERTTESKDGERERQTQTPPVLAVRHSVRVRKPSVYLLHSVATSTSRSLSHSTALLRRSRQLLINRASSKGSHRKRKEEGGEDTPGREELLSGREERRSEGRGGVLCEDLSQVAGVSVDSIFPASSSEALRWWPVSSDQDSLNQELARRIRLISQSWVADAAATTHTTRTGTIMSTKQRLDDDSLSSWEPEVGSAVRLLFDRRCSVERLASWFMQTTETQSLGIVKKTSSRNPYELLHYPRNASRESVFPSPQTMRLRKHIKKFAKAVPKSPAQLRLAQERLRRGRELNARRRLFTARPASGGLRLRAPCRKVRALGTYRTTLLRVREKFLTWTLRAKQPNRLIWRRSLVEEGNSPHQVWPSAQPREELTRSPHHHCLPASSETSHPCSPNQLTGLTKQQRLSSKAWSPERLKECCVFLKKINSPDTESTVEKEWDVCTVNLDDTYCPDETRQEERSGEDDKAVKTERRKRRVPWKESSSSPQEVMVQEHNQVRAGNRRGKQKNSGKATSQSQTPPPTKAMSQSPTPPPVKAMSQSPTPPPAKATSQSPTPTPAKSMSQSPTPPPAKATSQSPTPPPAKSTSQSPTPPPAKATSQSPTPPPTKVMRKSRGRGLTGPRWRDFILGT; this is translated from the exons CTCCCTGTTGCCCCCGGTTACGGATGAACCCCAGAGGGAAGCAGAGGATGCTGGGATGCCCGATGCCCCAAGTGGGAGGAGCTCTGCTCTGGAAGCGGTACGCTCCACGTTATGCCCCGCCCATCGCTCTCTGCTCCAGCGAATCCTGAGGCTCGCCCACCAGCAGCACCGTCTATCATTGGCCTACAGGGACGCCCATCGCCGCCTCGTCCCGCCCCCAGACCCTCTCTGCGGCCACCTGGTGGCCAAACAACAGGACgacacttcctctcctccttccttcactGGCTGTTGGAGCCGTCGTGGAGCCACGCGTCCGACTGACTGGAAGACACCAGGTGGTCCAGGCTGTTGCTGCTGGCTGCCTCCTGTCTGTTTCTGCCTCCAGAGCCTCCGCTGCCTGTCCTGCCAGAGCCTGTCCCTGGGACACACCACTGGGGTtcgctcctcctcttctctgtgcTCTTTCACGTCCTCCTCTTCTCGTTCATCCTCCGCTCTGTGCCCTAATCCCTCAGTCTGTCCCGTGGCCTCTGTCTGTTGCTCCAACCCCCAGCCCTGTGCCTCCTGCTGCTCAGAACACACCTACCTGGCCCCGGTCAGACACACAGCCccgggaggtggaggaggaagcgAGTGCCCTGTCCTCAAGAGAGAGCGATCCcgcaccccctctcctccccctctctcccccatacccTCAGACATGGACGGTAAGGAGGAAGACAAGCCTCCCTCTCTTCTGCAGCAGGAGGGGGAAAAAGAGGAGGAGGCTGGGTGTGGTGGGGAGGTGGGTGAGGACAGGGAGCAGCAGGAGGGGGAAAAAGAGGAGGAGGCTGGGTGTGGTGGGGAGGTGGGTGAGGACAGGGAGCAGCAGGAGGGGGAAAAAGAGGAGGAGGCTGGGTGTGGTGGGGAGGTGGGTGAGGATCCTCCACTCAGCTCTGCCTTAGCCAATCACAACCTAGAGAAGGATCCCCACCTGACGACCTCGGCCAATCGGCACATTGCAGAGTCCCGGGCCGACGCCCACCTGAGTGAGATCATCACCACCGTTCTGAACACGGGTGGCGGCAGCGACTACAGCCTAAACGACATGTTgcatcaccatgacaacaacgAGAGCCATCCACCTCGGACGCGTTCCCGGCGGCGACAGGAGGCCCTGGCTGCCATGGCGACTTTGCCCGACCAGTCGTCCGCCCGGCGCCAGACCGTGCTAATCAAACGGGAGCTGGCCAGGCTGAACCAATCGCTGGGCAGGAGGCTGTCGCTAGGGAAGAACAAGAGCCGCAGTGCCACGCCCTTTTCTACCTGCTCGTCACCTGAACCAACCCCTGTTACAGCAGAGATAGACAGAAtcacagaggaggagggagagaccggtagagtggaggagggagagaccggtagagtggaggagggagagaccggtagagtggaggagggagagaccggGGAGGGAGAGACCggtagagtggaggagggagagaccggtagagtggaggagggagagaccggtagagtgaaggagggagagaccggtagagtgaaggagggagagagcggtaGAGTGAAGGAGGGCGAGACCGGTAGAGTGAAGGAGGGCGAGACCggtagagtgaaggagggagagagcggtaGAGTGAAGGAGGGCGAGACCGGTAGAGTGAAGGAGGGCGAGACCggtagagtgaaggagggagagaccggtagagtgaaggagggagagaccggtagagtgaaggagggagagaccggTAGAGTGAAGGAGGGCGCGACGTCGAAGGTGACAGCAGAGGAGGCAGGTCCAGTGAGAGTCACGAAGGATAGAGTCGGCatgaaggaggagatggagaaacccccagtcctctcctctacacaaCAGAGTCCCCCGCAGGAGGACCAACACAAACCAGAGAGCTGGAACATCACCTGTCAGGACAGCAGTAGGAGTGACCTCCCtgagaagaggaaagaggaggagtcACCAG GTAGTACCAGCAGCACCTGTGACCATGGCAGTGGTCTTcctgagaggagtagagaggaagaggaggagtcacCAG GTAGTACCAGCAGTGGTCTTcctgagaggagtagagaggaagaggaggagtcacCAGGTAGTACCAGCAGTGGTCTTcctgagaggagtagagaggaagaggaggagacagcaggcagcagcaAGGACAGTAGCAGAGTGTCAGCCAGGAATAGCCCTTCCCACCCCTGCAGAACCAGGAGAGGCAGCAGGTCCCAGCCAGGAGGGAGCAGCGAGGCTGGGAGGTCCAGGAGGAGCATCGTCCCTCCCCAGCGGTTCTCCTCCTACGTCACAGAGCCCAGGATGATGTATTCTGCTGCCTGTTTCTCAGAGAGGATCTTCTCCGCCCAGAGGACGCCAAAGGATCGGCAACCACTCAATGCCCCCAACACCAATTGCACAGACTCCCCGTCCTCGGCCACAGACACGGCTGAGGGGTTGGGCGACGCAAGAGAAGAGGAATTACCGCTGGCATCCAGTCCTGAGGATGTCAGTCAGGAGAGGATGGGAGGCAGAGGCTGTAGATCAACAGCAAGAGGTCAGACTTCAGACCGTGAGTCACAGAGACGAGGTCAGGTGATTCCCGTCACTGCAGCTTCCTCTGAGCAGCAGAGTCCCCCTAAACAGCGCTCCCAGAACAGGGCAGACGTTAGGCTCAGAGCAGCCAAACCTTTTGGGCGCTTACGCTCCTCCCACTCCGCCCAACAGTCCCAACCAGCGAGCCCTCAGACAGCCTCCAGGCCAGAGGTCCCCACAGAGCAGCCTCAGTACATCAGCCCCATCAAGCTGATGTTTGTGTCTGCAGTAGTGGGTGAGGAGGGGGTGAGGTACACCCTGAAGGCGGCTGCACCAGGATCCAGCTGGCATGGACAGGAGACCTTTGACCCCTGTGAGGAGTCATCGTGGGCTGGAAGTCCAGAGAAGACCCCAGAGAAGACTCACAATCCACCGAAGACCAGGAGTCCACCACAGACCAGGAGTCCACCGAAGACCAGGAGTCCACCCCAGACCAGGAGTCCACCCCAGACCAGGAGTCCACCCCAGACCAGGAGTCCACCCCAGACCAGGAGTCCCCTCCAGACCAGGAGTCCCCTCCAGACTAGGAGTCCCCTCCAGACTAGGAGTCCCCTCCAGACCAGGAGTCCCCTCCAGACCAGGAGTCCACCCAAGAACACCATATCGTCATCACCAAAGCTGTGTGGaacgatgagaggaggagaggggggtagcCCGCCAAAACGGTCTCCCGGGTCCCAGAACGGAGACGGCTCGCCTCCTTTTCGTGAAACCACCCCCACAAAGAGACGTCCGGGACGTCCCAAGAAACTGGGCCCCCAGCTGGAGAAGAGGGCCAAGAGGCCGATCGGCCGCCCGCCCAAGCAAAGGGGTGTAGAGCCGAGCTGTGGCTCCAGGCAGGGTGGTCAGGACCGGTCCAGTGGAGTTCCCTTAGGCTGCAGCACCGGGGAGGAGGGCAACGAGGAGAGAGACCCagccaacaggaacctgaagatCACCGTGGTGTACGGACGCTCCCACAGGACAAAGAGGACAGTGTCGGAGGAGGCTGCTTGTCTCCAGGCTACAGAGCAGCTGATGGATCTGAACTTCGTCAGACCGGTGAAGGACAAAAGGTTCGCTCCCCACGCCAGCAACAGCAGCAACATTATCAAGTGCCAGAAGCTGCAGTGTACCGCGGCCATGCGTCGTCCAGGGAGACCCGCCAAGGTCAAGATCTCCGGAATCTCCGTTACCGTCACCACCACGTCGCCGGGGAAACGCAAGGTCCACATGAACCGGGACAGGAAATCTCCGGAGAAGCTCTGTCAGCGGAAAGCCCTCCTTCCTGAACCCCAGCCTTCCAAAGAGCCCAGGAAAATCAGCAGCACGCCGACTAGCGAGGACGCCACTCGGATGCAgatagagagaacgacagagtccaaggatggagagagggagcgtcAGACCCAGACTCCTCCTGTGTTGGCGGTGCGTCACTCTGTGAGAGTGAGGAAGCCTTCAGTGTACCTGCTTCACTCTGTAGCCACCTCCACCTCTAGGTCCCTGAGCCACAGTACCGCCCTGCTGCGCCGATCCAGACAGCTACTGATCAACAGGGCCAGCAGCAAGGGCAGCCATCgcaagaggaaggaggagggaggagaggacaccCCAGGGCGGGAGGAGCTGCTGtccgggagggaggagaggaggagcgagggaagaggaggggtgtTGTGTGAGGACCTGAGCCAGGTAGCGGGGGTTTCGGTAGACTCCATTTTCCCAGCCAGCTCCAGCGAGGCGTTGAGGTGGTGGCCCGTCTCCTCCGACCAGGACAGCCTGAACCAAGAGCTGGCTCGCAGGATCCGCCTCATATCCCAAAGCTGGGTCGCTGACGCTGCCGCTACCACCCACACCACCAGGACGGGGACGATCATGTCCACCAAGCAGAGACTCGACGACGACTCTTTGTCCTCCTGGGAGCCAGAGGTTGGGTCGGCAGTGCGGCTGCTGTTTGACCGGCGCTGCAGCGTGGAGAGGCTGGCCTCCTGGTTCATGCAGACCACTGAGACTCAGTCTCTGGGCATTGTGAAGAAGACCAGCTCCCGAAACCCCTATGAGCTCCTGCACTACCCCCGGAACGCCAGCAGGGAGAGCGTCTTTCCCAGCCCGCAGACCATGCGACTACGCAAACACATCAAGAAGTTTGCCAAAGCTGTGCCGAAGAGCCCCGCCCAGCTCCGTCTGGCCCAGGAACGGCTCCGACGTGGAAGAGAGCTGAATGCCAGGCGGCGTCTGTTCACTGCGAGGCCGGCGTCTGGCGGGCTGCGTCTTAGAGCTCCTTGTAGGAAGGTCAGGGCCCTCGGGACGTACAGAACCACTCTGCTCAGAGTCAGAGAAAAGTTCCTCACCTGGACCCTCAGAGCCAAGCAGCCCAACAGGCTGATCTGGAGGAGAAGCCTGGTGGAGGAAGGCAACTCACCTCACCAGGTCTGGCCTTCTGCTCAGCCCAGGGAGGAGCTCACCAGGTCTCCACATCACCActgtctacctgcctcctcagaGACCAGTCATCCCTGCAGCCCCAACCAGCTGACAGGCCTCACCAAACAGCAGCGTCTCAGCTCTAAAGCCTGGAGTccagagagactgaaggagtgtTGCGTGTTCCTCAAGAAGATCAACTCCCCCGACACAGAGTCCACCGTTGAGAAGGAGTGGGACGTCTGCACCGTCAATCTAGACGACACATACTGCCCCGACGAgaccagacaggaggagaggagcggagaggacgaCAAAGCTGTGAAAacggagagaaggaagaggagagttCCCTGGAAGGAGTCTAGCAGCTCGCCGCAGGAGGTCATGGTTCAGGAGCACAACCAGGTCCGAGCCGGGAACAGGAGAGGCAAACAGAAAAATTCAGGGAAGGCCACGAGCCAATCACAGACCCCGCCGCCAACGAAAGCCATGAGCCAATCACCGACCCCACCGCCAGTGAAAGCCATGAGCCAATCACCGACCCCGCCGCCAGCGAAAGCCACGAGCCAATCCCCGACCCCGACGCCAGCGAAATCCATGAGCCAATCACCGACCCCACCACCAGCGAAAGCCACGAGCCAATCCCCGACCCCGCCGCCAGCGAAATCCACGAGCCAATCACCGACCCCGCCGCCAGCGAAAGCCACGAGCCAATCACCGACCCCGCCGCCAACGAAAGTCATGAGAAAATCGCGTGGGAGGGGCCTGACCGGGCCGCGGTGGCGTGACTTTATACTGG GAACCTGA